Sequence from the Pseudomonadota bacterium genome:
GTCTTGAAAAATACAGTCTTTGCATCCAAAATTTAGAACAAACATTTTTGGAAAGAAACAAAGAAAATGCATAAAAATAGGAACCAATACCTTTATAATGATCTTACGTCGGATGAAAAATTCTATCAATTAGCCCTTGAGGAAGCCAAAAAAGGACTTTCTGAGGGAGGGATTCCCATTGGCGCCCTTCTCGTTTATAAAAATCAGGTACTTGGACGTGGCCATAATAAACGCGTTCAAGAAAAAAGTGCTATCAAACATGGCGAGACGGATTGCATTGAAAATGCTGGCCGGCAAAAAGCTTTTATCTATCAACAAAGCACTCTTTATACAACTTTATCTCCTTGTGATATGTGCACAGGCGCGATTCTTCTTTATAAAATTCCACGGGTGGTCATTGGAGAAAATAAAAACTTCAAAGGCAATGAAGATCTGCTCAAAGCACGAGGTGTCGAAATCATTGTGCTCAATGATTCAGAAAGCATTCAAATGATGAAAACATTTATTACCCATAACCCAAGTTTATGGAATGAAGATATCGGAGAATCAAATCATTAAAATCTAAGATTTTATGATTCAATTTTTAAATATTCTTCAGGTATGATTCCTTATTTATATGAGGGATATTCACAAGGCTTGCTTTTTTCAAGCTCTTTTTTTGACGTCAGACTTTAATCAATAAGATCCTTCTTAATTCTAAAAAATTATATTTATTGAAAAGAGATCTTTTGAGGATGCAAAAAAAATGGTTTACAACGCTTTTAAAAAGTGAGACACTAAGAATATAAGAAGTAGAAAATCTACAATATCGGAACTGGCACGAACGGCTCTAAGTATTCCTAGATCTCTTCTATCTTACTTATACTAAATCCGGAAGGAAACAAGTAATCTTATAAGCTTTTTTCTTTTCTCTACTTGAGATTTCGTTTTCTTAGATCCTTTATATATTTTGAAATACTCCAAAATTTACACCAGTACCTTTAATTTAACTCAGGAGATTACACGATGGATAAAAATAAAGCGTATCTTAATGAACTGAAAGATGAGCTAAGCTCCTATGGAAAAGAGCTCTCAAAAATACAGTCTGAGTTCAAAGGAAAAGCAGGTATTCATGCTGAAAAGGCTGGAAAATCGTTGCAAGCTGTTTTTGATGAAGCAACAGACGCCTATACAAAATTAAAGAATGCCTCCGAGAAAGAGTGGGATCCTCTTAAGAAAATATCAAAGAAAGCTTTTGAGGACTTAAAAGGTTCCTTTGATGAGTTTTTGGCCTCTGCCTCAGAAAGTGGTCAAAATTATAAAAAGCAGATTGAATCCTATTCTGAAGAACAAATTGAGTGCTTAACAAGATATGTTGGACAAAATCCTCTTAAGAGCATTTTATTTGCACTGGGCGCAGGATTTATTATTGGTAAGATTACAAAGTGAGGTCAGCCGATGTCTCCTCTCATTACAAAATTTCTGCTTACACTTGTCGGGCCTCCAAAGCCTAATTGTGGAAAGATTATTGCCCAAAAATTAGGCGTTGTCTTTCTTTTAATTGGATTTATATTTGGATGTTTTTGTCTTTATCACTTTTTAATTCCAGAAATTGGAAGGGTTTTAACACTCGCATTTTTAGGAGGGATATTTTTAAGTTTAAGTCTTATTTTGTTTTTTGTTGGATGGCTTTTAAAACCAAAAAATAAGATGTTACCAGCCCTTGAGACTGTGCATCCTATTTTAGAAAATGTTTTAACACCCGTCCTTGGAGAAAAAGAAAGTAAACACCTTTTATCAACCCTTCCTCATCATCTCCCCTTGGTGAGTCTGGTAGCACTTGTTGGTTTGGCCTCCTATTGGGCAAGTCATTCTAAAAAAAGCATGGCTTAATCCCTACCAAACCTTAACTGCTTAAGATCACCAAGCATTTGCCGATGGATATTCCCATCGGCATTTTTTTAATTAAAGCAAAACAAAAAAATCGATTATTTATAATTTAAGAGCTAAAGATAACTTTAGTTTTTTTTAAAAGATTTTTTCATATATTCTAAAAGTTGCGCCATATAATAACGCAAGGTAGGATCTTCTTTCAAAGAAGGAAGAAGCCTATTCCATCTCATAATTTCCTCTTTAGAAATATTAAAAAAAACATCAGCATCTTTTTGAACAAGAGAAGAAAAAGTTTGGGAAGGTGGACGCGTTAAATAAGGCAATAAGATGTTTACATACCACTTTTGGAGCATTGATGGTTTAATATTAAACTTTTGGTCTACCCATTCGAGATGCGTTAATGTTTCTCTTATAAATTTTTGATCAATTTTGGCCCATATAAATTCATCTTCCAAAAATTTAAGAAAATGAGCACGATTAGAAAATAAAGCCTTTGGAAATTTTTCATAAATTCCATACTTTTCAACAAATTGTTCACGGATAAGGTTAATCCAAACATGCAATTTTCTTCCGGCTTCAAAAGGATTTCCTTTTTGCACCTCTATATCTTTACGGGAAAGGCTCTTTTCATGGGTTTCTTCGCGTTTTATGTCCCCTAAATAACGAATATCCGGAAAGAGTGTTCCAAGAATAAAAGCTTGTCGTTGATCAGGTGTGTATTCCCATTTTTGAATTTGGAGCCATAGATCAGCAAGATGCACATGCATAAATTGTCCAGCTGCAAAAGAGGAAGCTATAAAAGGATGTAGAAAAAATAGAAAGAGTATTACACAAAATTTCTTAAACATTCTTGTCCTTTTATAAATAAATTTCAATAAAGGTGTCCTAGAATGCTTTAATATTTTTTGATACACATGAGAAGAAAATAAAGATGACCCATGCCTCATCATTCACTTTAAATGACTTGTTTTCTTGAGAGTATTTACATATAGATAGATAAATGTCATAATATTTTGAAATGAGAAAGGAGAATTAT
This genomic interval carries:
- a CDS encoding nucleoside deaminase, which translates into the protein MHKNRNQYLYNDLTSDEKFYQLALEEAKKGLSEGGIPIGALLVYKNQVLGRGHNKRVQEKSAIKHGETDCIENAGRQKAFIYQQSTLYTTLSPCDMCTGAILLYKIPRVVIGENKNFKGNEDLLKARGVEIIVLNDSESIQMMKTFITHNPSLWNEDIGESNH